Proteins from a genomic interval of Caulobacter sp. NIBR1757:
- a CDS encoding FkbM family methyltransferase, whose protein sequence is MLSATQRIADRVLRRAGLFAKINRTAHCTINGRRFALPTLNGQRADPTEAWMVEVLRRLFKTRQGPFVDVGVNLGQTLLKVAALDPQRRYIGFEPNPSCVSYAEKLIAANGLSQCSLVPVGLSRTAGIVTLDLFSGTDTDSAASIVPNFRPEQKVSFRKNVAVLSARELPAELLPAGIAVVKIDVEGAELDVLEALLPILQRDRPLVVMEILPCYSAENTDRIARQNRLQALLAENDYRLFRISTDHGTAVTEIDDIGIHGDMDRCDYIACPAADLDAVRDAFKDGRP, encoded by the coding sequence ATGCTTTCAGCCACGCAGCGCATCGCCGACCGGGTGCTTCGGCGCGCCGGGCTGTTCGCGAAGATCAACCGCACCGCCCATTGCACGATCAACGGCCGGCGATTCGCCCTGCCAACCCTGAACGGGCAGCGGGCCGATCCGACCGAGGCCTGGATGGTGGAAGTGCTTCGCCGCCTGTTCAAGACGCGCCAGGGACCGTTCGTGGACGTCGGGGTGAACCTCGGCCAGACGCTTCTGAAGGTCGCGGCGCTCGACCCCCAGCGGCGATACATCGGCTTTGAGCCCAACCCGTCCTGCGTTTCCTATGCCGAGAAGCTGATCGCCGCCAACGGCTTGAGCCAGTGCAGCCTGGTCCCGGTCGGCCTGTCGCGGACGGCCGGCATCGTCACCCTGGACCTGTTCAGCGGAACCGATACCGACTCCGCCGCCAGCATCGTTCCCAACTTCCGGCCCGAGCAGAAGGTTTCCTTTCGCAAGAACGTCGCGGTGCTCAGCGCCAGGGAACTGCCGGCCGAGCTTCTGCCGGCCGGCATCGCGGTGGTGAAGATCGATGTCGAGGGCGCGGAGCTCGATGTCCTCGAGGCGCTGTTGCCGATCCTGCAGCGGGACCGGCCGCTGGTGGTGATGGAAATCCTGCCCTGCTACAGCGCGGAGAACACCGACCGGATCGCCCGCCAGAACCGGCTGCAGGCGCTGCTGGCCGAGAACGACTACCGGCTGTTCCGCATCTCGACCGACCACGGGACTGCCGTGACCGAGATCGACGACATCGGCATTCACGGGGACATGGACCGGTGCGACTACATCGCCTGTCCGGCGGCGGATCTGGACGCGGTCCGCGACGCCTTCAAGGACGGGCGGCCCTAG
- a CDS encoding DUF423 domain-containing protein, with protein MTRNWDVAAAAVVGLLSVGFGAFAAHGMSDPKAIEWLKTASQYGAVHGLAVLALAGLARGGFRPVRGTSLAFLIGVLLFSGSLVAMAFGAPRWFGAITPIGGVAFMAGWVLVMVAAVRGRNADQTR; from the coding sequence GTGACGCGGAATTGGGATGTGGCGGCCGCGGCCGTGGTCGGGCTGCTGTCGGTGGGCTTCGGAGCCTTCGCCGCACATGGGATGAGCGACCCCAAGGCGATCGAATGGCTGAAGACGGCGAGCCAGTACGGGGCGGTGCATGGGCTGGCGGTGCTGGCGTTGGCGGGGCTGGCGCGGGGCGGGTTTCGGCCGGTGCGCGGGACGAGCCTGGCGTTTCTGATCGGGGTGCTGCTGTTCAGCGGCTCGCTGGTGGCGATGGCCTTCGGGGCGCCGCGCTGGTTCGGAGCGATCACGCCGATTGGCGGGGTGGCGTTCATGGCGGGGTGGGTCCTGGTGATGGTGGCAGCGGTCAGAGGCCGGAACGCCGACCAGACCCGCTAG
- a CDS encoding phosphotransferase family protein — MSLQDQLEAYLTRTGGKPAKVHDLFRIPGGASRETYRFDLEVEGSRRGMILRRDPVGSLIDTDRRVEFLAFRSFFDKGLPVPEALALEEEGAELERPFFIMGRIDGGKAQSPFTLPPYGEHAATIGEQFFSHLGKIAAADPATLPISEAAPSPALDACWSKELDYWEGVIDEDEEHPQMIVRAAIRRLRRNPPPPAQKLSVVHGDYRTGNFMHDGNGRIVALLDWEMAHIGDPLEDLGWAIEPLWSYKETDRVSGMVPRETAIALWEAASGLTVDPAAFAWWELFASVKGAAIWISSAKEYRAGGMKDPVLGLSGWFTARRQDEILANVLAKLEGLA, encoded by the coding sequence ATGAGCCTGCAGGACCAACTGGAAGCCTATCTGACCCGCACCGGCGGCAAGCCGGCGAAGGTGCATGACCTGTTTCGCATCCCGGGCGGGGCCAGTCGCGAGACCTACCGCTTCGACCTCGAGGTCGAGGGCAGCCGGCGCGGCATGATCCTGCGCCGCGACCCGGTCGGCAGCCTGATCGACACCGACCGCCGCGTCGAATTCCTCGCCTTCCGCTCCTTCTTCGACAAGGGCCTGCCGGTGCCGGAAGCCCTGGCCCTGGAAGAGGAGGGGGCCGAACTCGAACGGCCCTTCTTCATCATGGGCCGCATCGACGGCGGCAAGGCCCAGAGCCCCTTCACCCTGCCGCCCTATGGCGAGCACGCGGCGACCATCGGCGAGCAGTTCTTCAGCCATCTGGGCAAGATCGCCGCCGCCGACCCGGCCACCCTGCCGATCAGCGAGGCCGCCCCGTCGCCGGCCCTCGACGCCTGCTGGTCGAAGGAACTCGACTACTGGGAAGGCGTCATCGACGAGGATGAGGAACATCCCCAGATGATCGTCCGGGCGGCCATCCGCCGCCTGCGCCGCAACCCGCCGCCGCCGGCCCAGAAGCTCAGCGTCGTCCACGGCGACTACCGCACCGGCAACTTCATGCACGACGGCAATGGCAGGATCGTCGCCCTGCTCGACTGGGAAATGGCCCACATCGGCGACCCGCTGGAAGACCTCGGCTGGGCCATCGAGCCCCTGTGGTCCTACAAGGAAACCGACCGCGTCTCCGGCATGGTCCCGCGCGAGACAGCCATCGCCCTGTGGGAAGCGGCCAGCGGCCTCACGGTCGACCCCGCCGCCTTCGCCTGGTGGGAGCTGTTCGCCTCGGTCAAGGGCGCCGCCATCTGGATTTCGTCGGCCAAGGAATACCGGGCCGGCGGTATGAAGGACCCGGTGCTCGGCCTCTCCGGCTGGTTCACCGCCCGCCGCCAGGACGAGATCCTGGCCAATGTCCTCGCCAAACTGGAGGGCCTGGCATGA
- a CDS encoding DUF2164 domain-containing protein has product MAKPIALDRQTTDILERKLRKHLQDEYGFELGQFEALDLLDWLAETLGPLYYNQALYDAQAVLRKRADDLIEAVSAIEKPVKL; this is encoded by the coding sequence ATGGCCAAACCCATCGCCCTCGACCGCCAGACCACCGACATCCTCGAACGCAAGCTGCGCAAGCACCTGCAAGACGAATACGGCTTCGAGCTCGGCCAGTTCGAGGCCCTCGACCTCCTCGACTGGCTCGCCGAAACCCTCGGGCCCCTCTACTACAACCAGGCCCTCTACGACGCCCAGGCCGTCCTGCGGAAACGCGCCGACGACCTGATCGAGGCGGTCTCGGCCATCGAGAAACCGGTCAAGCTATGA
- a CDS encoding MFS transporter produces MPTNLRLGLYYCAIFIGTGASLPYMPVWFRAQGLSGAEIGIILAAPSLARIVISPMAAVWADGFRLRRTPLVILGTVAALAYGVVGLVHGFTAWLLAWTIGMAMLGTLPSLADVMGLRLSRREGFSYPFARGLGSIAFIVGNLAVGALLAVVTPDLVLFWTISAAALAAIFAGVLLPPEPVHEGGEAPPRTSRWRGLSDLLRNRLFMLAVVGAGVIQASHGFYYAFSALLWRRQEIGEAWIGALWAIGVILEVAFMWFAEGWRRRVRPEVMVAIGGVAALIRWSALAFSPPLWLLFPLQGLHSLSFTATFLGSLALIERYAPPHTASAAQTISSSLAGGLFIGLATLGSGPLFDAFGPFGYLGMTVMTLIGMAVIGLVIRETGRGNLSNSS; encoded by the coding sequence ATGCCGACCAACCTGCGCCTTGGCCTCTACTACTGCGCCATCTTCATCGGCACGGGGGCCAGCCTGCCCTACATGCCGGTGTGGTTCCGCGCCCAGGGCCTCAGCGGCGCCGAGATCGGCATCATCCTGGCGGCGCCGTCCCTGGCCCGCATCGTCATCTCGCCGATGGCCGCCGTCTGGGCCGACGGCTTCCGCCTGCGCCGCACGCCGCTGGTCATTCTGGGGACCGTCGCCGCCCTGGCCTATGGCGTCGTCGGCCTGGTGCATGGCTTCACCGCCTGGCTGCTGGCCTGGACCATCGGCATGGCCATGCTCGGCACCCTGCCGTCGCTGGCCGACGTCATGGGCCTGCGCCTCTCCCGCCGCGAGGGCTTCTCCTACCCCTTCGCCCGGGGGCTGGGGTCGATCGCCTTCATCGTCGGCAACCTCGCGGTCGGGGCCCTGCTGGCTGTCGTCACCCCGGACCTGGTGCTGTTCTGGACCATCAGCGCCGCCGCCCTGGCCGCCATCTTCGCCGGGGTCCTGCTGCCGCCCGAACCGGTCCATGAAGGCGGCGAGGCGCCGCCCCGCACCTCCCGCTGGCGCGGCCTCTCCGACCTGCTGCGCAACCGCCTGTTCATGCTCGCCGTGGTCGGGGCGGGAGTCATCCAGGCCAGCCACGGCTTCTACTACGCCTTCTCGGCCCTGCTCTGGCGCCGGCAGGAGATCGGCGAGGCCTGGATCGGCGCCCTGTGGGCCATCGGCGTCATCCTCGAGGTCGCCTTCATGTGGTTCGCCGAGGGCTGGCGGCGCCGCGTCCGGCCCGAAGTCATGGTCGCCATCGGCGGCGTCGCGGCCCTCATTCGCTGGTCGGCCCTGGCCTTCTCGCCGCCGCTCTGGCTGCTGTTTCCGCTGCAGGGCCTGCATTCCCTCAGCTTCACCGCCACCTTCCTCGGCTCCCTGGCCCTGATCGAACGCTACGCCCCGCCGCACACCGCCAGCGCCGCCCAGACCATCAGTTCGTCCCTGGCCGGCGGCCTGTTCATCGGCCTGGCGACCCTCGGTTCCGGCCCGTTGTTCGACGCCTTCGGTCCCTTCGGCTACCTCGGCATGACCGTCATGACGCTGATCGGGATGGCGGTCATCGGCCTGGTCATCCGCGAGACGGGGCGTGGCAACCTGTCCAATTCTTCATGA
- a CDS encoding polar localization protein TipN → MAKKRPTLDFTRIAPEGIVPRFEPAPEQRLDAPPVLEAELEIVEAPIVRMAVEPVWSEPARFEPARSEPARSEPALSEPDSALTPPTPEQTLKPVAEPPLPPAVLQRAPRVKEPSPAPVLALAFVVSAIWAAAPIAYAFGYRQNIAPLQNDPMAMTVFALLAVGPLALIWLVAYFAMQGRKLSVEIRRTRELAQTMVGPAALASAEAGSAVELIRGQIDAAAASATEARETMLALRRALAEETERLAAAAATAERTAGDLAVTLGRQRDALSALSGELDARSAAVSDSISMQARMVAEASDLAETQLREAEAALTARAADLAAAAGEASDAARVAGEDLARQVARLETAGVGVGDQMRLVEAGLSQQRASLVTVSHAIRADQEDFAAQAETRAAQLNEFMAQATMSASELGDTAARGGEALRNLIGEAASQMSALLETAAAEREALTGESQNALNLLSDAAAGERNRMERDLRDAIDRLTRAALEAKDAAEGHAGAAQHRVDQLNEAAFAAHQKADAIFQARLDEARDLIESSAQMVEQAGAQTAQRLEEGAASARTTLSELQALLADLEQRTRALPEQARAQTQQVKAAVDQGMEDLMDSARRTAEETQAIDSAFQDRVRRNYDMLTDAVKLMGVVAGAAGQAAPAPHVTPPPASLRSREISGEAVSREAGLRPRLRLTPTSTDEEFRSVFEAAGGRAPVEPPPESDGSWSWKDLLSTIDGDDSDAEGLAERLLGEIEAMGIDPTALLPRNRIDELAAAVQTRDYGGAREVVRRLAPAAIRRLVRRLFSDAALRGQTERYLRRFTGMLDEAAERDRGGMLVSSLLSSDAGRAWLLLDAAHGDLV, encoded by the coding sequence ATGGCCAAGAAGCGCCCGACGCTCGATTTCACTCGCATCGCGCCGGAGGGAATCGTCCCGCGTTTCGAGCCCGCCCCGGAGCAGCGCCTCGACGCGCCGCCGGTGCTTGAGGCCGAGCTGGAGATCGTCGAAGCTCCCATCGTCCGGATGGCGGTCGAGCCTGTCTGGTCCGAACCCGCCCGGTTCGAGCCGGCGAGGTCCGAACCTGCGAGATCCGAGCCCGCCCTGTCCGAGCCCGACTCCGCCCTGACCCCGCCGACCCCCGAACAGACCCTCAAGCCCGTGGCAGAGCCGCCGCTGCCGCCCGCCGTCCTGCAGCGGGCGCCCCGGGTCAAGGAGCCAAGCCCCGCCCCGGTTCTCGCCCTGGCCTTCGTGGTTTCGGCCATCTGGGCCGCCGCGCCGATCGCCTACGCCTTCGGCTATCGCCAGAATATCGCCCCGTTGCAGAACGATCCCATGGCGATGACCGTCTTCGCCCTGCTGGCCGTCGGGCCCCTGGCCCTGATCTGGCTGGTCGCCTATTTCGCGATGCAGGGCCGCAAGCTGTCGGTCGAGATCCGCCGCACCCGCGAGCTGGCCCAGACCATGGTCGGCCCCGCCGCCCTGGCCTCGGCCGAGGCCGGCAGCGCCGTCGAACTCATCCGCGGCCAGATCGATGCCGCCGCCGCCTCCGCCACCGAGGCTCGCGAAACCATGCTGGCCCTGCGCCGGGCCCTGGCCGAGGAAACCGAACGCCTGGCCGCCGCCGCCGCCACCGCCGAGCGCACCGCCGGCGATCTGGCCGTGACCCTCGGACGCCAGCGCGACGCCCTCAGCGCCCTCTCGGGCGAGCTCGACGCCCGCTCGGCCGCCGTGTCCGACAGCATCTCGATGCAGGCCCGCATGGTCGCCGAAGCCTCCGACCTGGCCGAGACCCAGCTGCGCGAGGCCGAGGCCGCCCTGACCGCCCGCGCCGCCGACCTGGCGGCCGCCGCCGGCGAGGCCAGCGACGCCGCCCGCGTCGCCGGCGAGGACCTGGCCCGCCAGGTCGCCCGCCTGGAAACCGCCGGCGTCGGGGTCGGCGACCAGATGCGCCTGGTCGAGGCCGGCCTGTCGCAGCAGCGCGCCTCGCTGGTCACCGTCAGCCACGCCATCCGCGCCGACCAGGAGGACTTTGCCGCCCAGGCCGAGACCCGCGCCGCCCAGCTCAACGAATTCATGGCCCAGGCGACGATGAGCGCCTCGGAGCTTGGCGACACCGCCGCCCGCGGCGGAGAGGCCCTGCGCAACCTTATCGGCGAAGCCGCCAGCCAGATGTCGGCCCTGCTCGAAACCGCCGCCGCCGAGCGCGAGGCCCTGACCGGCGAAAGCCAGAACGCCCTCAACCTGCTCAGCGACGCCGCCGCCGGCGAGCGCAACCGCATGGAGCGCGACCTGCGTGACGCCATCGACCGCCTGACCCGCGCCGCCCTCGAGGCCAAGGACGCCGCCGAGGGCCACGCCGGCGCCGCCCAGCACCGCGTCGATCAGCTGAACGAAGCCGCCTTCGCCGCCCACCAGAAGGCCGACGCCATCTTCCAGGCCCGCCTGGACGAGGCCCGCGACCTGATCGAATCCTCCGCCCAGATGGTCGAACAGGCCGGCGCCCAGACCGCCCAGCGGCTGGAGGAGGGGGCCGCCTCGGCCAGGACCACCCTGTCCGAACTCCAGGCCCTGCTGGCCGACCTTGAGCAACGCACCCGCGCCCTGCCCGAACAGGCCCGCGCCCAGACCCAGCAGGTCAAGGCCGCCGTCGACCAGGGCATGGAAGACCTGATGGACTCTGCCCGCCGCACGGCCGAGGAGACGCAAGCCATCGACTCCGCCTTCCAGGATCGCGTCCGTCGCAACTACGACATGCTGACCGACGCGGTGAAGCTGATGGGCGTCGTCGCCGGCGCCGCCGGACAGGCCGCGCCCGCGCCGCACGTCACCCCGCCGCCGGCCTCCCTGCGCAGCCGCGAGATCAGCGGCGAAGCCGTCAGCCGCGAGGCCGGCCTGCGTCCCCGCCTGCGCCTGACCCCGACCTCCACCGACGAGGAATTCCGCAGCGTCTTCGAAGCCGCCGGCGGCCGCGCCCCCGTCGAACCTCCGCCGGAAAGCGATGGCAGCTGGAGCTGGAAGGACCTGCTCTCGACCATCGACGGCGACGACAGCGACGCCGAGGGCCTGGCCGAGCGCCTGCTGGGCGAGATCGAGGCCATGGGCATCGACCCCACGGCCCTGCTGCCGCGCAACCGCATCGACGAACTGGCGGCCGCCGTCCAGACCCGCGACTACGGCGGCGCCCGCGAGGTGGTCCGCCGCCTGGCGCCCGCCGCCATCCGCCGCCTGGTCCGCCGCCTGTTCTCCGACGCAGCCCTGCGTGGCCAGACCGAGCGCTACCTGCGCCGCTTCACCGGCATGCTCGACGAAGCGGCCGAGCGCGACCGCGGCGGCATGCTGGTCTCCAGCCTGCTGTCGTCGGACGCCGGCCGCGCCTGGCTCCTCCTCGACGCCGCCCACGGCGACCTGGTCTGA
- a CDS encoding LacI family DNA-binding transcriptional regulator, protein MSENDTDFSRKRATINDVARLAGVSKKTVSRVINDSPSVQQETRERIEAVIKQTGYVPDPQARGLAFRRSFLIGLIYDNPNPQYVVNMQLGLLDAMRGSGFELVVHPCDRAHPPLVDDIRNFIERQKLYGVVLTPSVSEDERIAEMLREIDCAYIRIASVALDAPGRMIETRDRLGGLAAARHLAELGHRRVGFISGVSTFRSSSERRSGLEEGLAEHGLSLDPDRVAEGAYTFESGLECARALLSRPDRPTGIFAGNDEMAAGALHAARELGLKVPDDVSIVGYDDFQIASRVWPPLTTVRTPTRRIGQMAAEKLMGKETAEPAPEDRLPMIVVRQSSGPPPQ, encoded by the coding sequence ATGTCCGAGAATGATACCGATTTCTCGCGCAAGCGGGCGACGATCAACGACGTCGCCCGTCTGGCCGGCGTTTCCAAGAAGACCGTCAGCCGGGTCATCAACGACAGCCCTTCGGTGCAGCAGGAGACCCGCGAGCGCATCGAGGCGGTGATCAAGCAGACCGGCTATGTCCCCGACCCGCAGGCCCGGGGCCTGGCCTTCCGCCGCTCCTTCCTGATCGGCCTGATCTACGACAACCCCAACCCGCAGTATGTCGTGAACATGCAGCTGGGCCTGCTCGACGCCATGCGCGGCAGCGGTTTCGAACTCGTGGTGCATCCCTGCGACCGGGCCCATCCGCCGCTGGTCGACGACATCCGCAACTTCATCGAGCGGCAGAAACTCTACGGCGTCGTCCTCACGCCCTCGGTCTCCGAAGACGAGCGCATTGCCGAGATGCTGCGCGAGATCGATTGCGCCTATATCCGCATCGCCTCCGTCGCCCTCGACGCGCCCGGCCGCATGATCGAGACCCGGGACCGGCTCGGCGGTCTGGCGGCGGCGCGCCACCTGGCCGAGCTGGGCCACCGGCGCGTCGGCTTCATCTCCGGGGTCTCCACCTTCCGCTCGAGCAGCGAGCGCCGCTCGGGCCTGGAGGAGGGCCTAGCCGAGCACGGCCTCAGCCTCGACCCGGATAGGGTCGCCGAGGGGGCCTACACCTTCGAATCCGGCCTGGAGTGCGCCCGCGCCCTGCTGTCCAGGCCGGACCGCCCGACCGGCATCTTCGCGGGCAACGACGAGATGGCCGCCGGCGCCCTGCACGCCGCCCGCGAACTGGGCCTCAAGGTGCCCGACGACGTCTCCATCGTCGGCTACGACGACTTCCAGATCGCCAGCCGCGTCTGGCCGCCGCTGACCACGGTCCGCACCCCGACCCGCCGCATCGGCCAGATGGCCGCCGAGAAGCTGATGGGCAAGGAGACGGCCGAACCGGCCCCCGAGGACCGTCTGCCGATGATCGTGGTCAGGCAATCGAGCGGTCCACCGCCGCAATAG
- the alaS gene encoding alanine--tRNA ligase, which yields MKSLNDIRATFLDYFGKTGHTVTPSAPLVPQNDPTLLFVNAGMVPFKNVFTGAETPISPRAASSQKCVRAGGKHNDLDNVGYTARHHTFFEMLGNFSFGDYFKDQAIEHAWTLLTRDFALPKDKLTVTVYHTDDEAADLWKKIAGLSDERIIRIPTNDNFWSMGDTGPCGPCSEIFFDHGDHIWGGPPGSPEEDGDRFVEIWNLVFMQFEQHADGTRTSLPKPSIDTGMGLERIAAVLQGVHDNYDTDLFKTLIAASVDLTGVKAEGDRAPSHRVIADHLRTSAFLIADGVTPSNEGRGYVLRRIMRRAMRHAHLLGAEDPLMHRLVPTLVAEMGGAYGELRRAEPAIIDTLRQEEERFRRTLGRGMGLLDEATAGLAEGGVLSGDVAFKLYDTYGFPLDLTQDAVRAKGITVDTDGFDAAMKDQQDNSRANWKGSGQKSAGAAWFGIRDQVGATAFTGYDSVDGTGKVQALLIDGAAVEAAASGETVQAVFDRTPFYAESGGQAGDKGVVEWDGGSGEVLDVQKQAGDLFVHDIKVLSGSLTVGASAALHVDPPARQATRANHSATHLLHAALRHVLGPHVSQKGQMVDGDRIRFDFSHGGPVTAAEMAAIEDEVNTVVLQNRAAETKLMKPEQAIEAGAMALFGEKYGDEVRVLALGKALDGEGDYSVELCGGTHVSRTGDIGLFKVVSEGGVAAGIRRIEALTGEAARKWLEGQAGVATGLAEKFKVPVAEVAARVEALEGQRKALEKALADAKKALALGGGGAAASGPEDVGGIAFIGRVLDGVGGKDLRGLVEDFKKQVGSGVVALVGVSDGKAAVAVSVTSDLVGRFNAAELAKAAVIAMGGQGAGGKPDFAQGGAPDDSKAADGVAAVKAALA from the coding sequence ATGAAGAGCCTGAACGACATCCGCGCCACCTTCCTCGACTACTTCGGCAAGACCGGCCACACCGTCACGCCGTCGGCTCCGCTCGTTCCGCAGAACGATCCGACGCTGCTGTTCGTCAACGCCGGCATGGTGCCGTTCAAGAACGTCTTCACCGGGGCCGAGACCCCGATCAGCCCGCGCGCCGCATCGTCGCAGAAATGCGTCCGCGCCGGCGGCAAGCACAACGACCTCGACAACGTCGGCTATACCGCCCGCCACCACACCTTCTTCGAGATGCTGGGCAACTTCTCGTTCGGCGACTACTTCAAGGACCAGGCGATCGAACACGCCTGGACCCTGCTGACCCGCGACTTCGCCCTGCCGAAGGACAAGCTGACCGTCACCGTCTACCACACCGACGATGAGGCGGCCGATCTCTGGAAGAAGATCGCCGGCCTGTCGGATGAGCGCATCATCCGCATCCCGACCAACGACAACTTCTGGTCCATGGGCGACACCGGTCCCTGCGGTCCCTGTTCGGAAATCTTCTTCGACCACGGCGACCACATCTGGGGCGGCCCGCCCGGGTCGCCGGAAGAGGATGGCGACCGCTTCGTCGAGATCTGGAATCTCGTCTTCATGCAGTTCGAGCAGCATGCCGACGGCACGCGGACCAGCCTGCCCAAGCCCTCGATCGACACCGGCATGGGCCTGGAGCGCATCGCCGCCGTGCTGCAGGGCGTGCACGACAACTACGACACCGACCTGTTCAAGACCCTGATCGCCGCCTCGGTCGACCTGACCGGCGTCAAGGCCGAGGGCGACCGCGCCCCCAGCCACCGGGTGATCGCCGACCACCTGCGCACCAGCGCCTTCCTGATCGCCGACGGCGTGACGCCGTCGAACGAGGGGCGGGGCTACGTCCTGCGCCGCATCATGCGCCGGGCCATGCGCCACGCCCATCTGCTGGGCGCCGAAGATCCGCTGATGCACCGCCTGGTCCCGACCCTGGTGGCCGAGATGGGCGGCGCCTATGGCGAGCTTCGCCGCGCCGAGCCGGCCATCATCGACACCCTGCGCCAGGAAGAGGAGCGGTTCCGCCGCACCCTCGGCCGCGGCATGGGCCTGCTCGACGAGGCCACCGCGGGCCTGGCCGAAGGCGGCGTGCTGTCCGGCGACGTGGCCTTCAAGCTCTACGACACCTACGGCTTCCCGCTCGACCTGACCCAGGACGCCGTGCGCGCCAAGGGTATCACGGTCGACACCGACGGCTTCGACGCCGCCATGAAGGACCAGCAGGACAACAGCCGCGCCAACTGGAAGGGCTCGGGCCAGAAGTCGGCCGGGGCCGCCTGGTTCGGCATCCGCGACCAGGTCGGGGCGACCGCGTTCACCGGCTACGACAGCGTCGACGGGACCGGCAAGGTCCAGGCCCTGTTGATCGACGGCGCCGCCGTGGAGGCCGCCGCCTCCGGCGAGACCGTCCAGGCCGTCTTCGACCGCACCCCCTTCTACGCCGAGAGCGGCGGTCAGGCCGGCGACAAGGGCGTCGTCGAATGGGACGGCGGCTCGGGCGAGGTGCTCGACGTCCAGAAGCAGGCCGGCGATCTCTTCGTCCATGACATCAAGGTGCTGTCGGGTTCGCTGACGGTCGGGGCCAGCGCGGCCCTGCACGTCGATCCGCCGGCCCGTCAGGCCACCCGCGCCAATCACTCTGCCACCCACCTGCTGCATGCGGCGCTTCGCCATGTGCTGGGTCCGCACGTCAGCCAGAAGGGCCAGATGGTCGATGGCGACCGCATCCGCTTCGACTTCAGCCACGGCGGGCCGGTGACGGCCGCCGAGATGGCGGCCATCGAGGACGAGGTGAACACCGTCGTCCTGCAGAACCGCGCCGCCGAGACCAAGCTGATGAAGCCGGAGCAGGCCATCGAGGCCGGGGCCATGGCCCTGTTTGGCGAGAAGTACGGCGATGAGGTCCGCGTCCTGGCGCTCGGCAAGGCGCTGGACGGGGAGGGCGACTATTCGGTCGAACTCTGCGGCGGCACTCACGTCTCGCGCACCGGCGACATCGGCCTGTTCAAGGTCGTCTCGGAAGGCGGCGTCGCCGCCGGCATCCGCCGCATCGAGGCCCTGACCGGCGAGGCGGCCCGCAAGTGGCTGGAAGGCCAGGCGGGCGTCGCCACCGGGCTGGCCGAAAAGTTCAAGGTGCCGGTGGCTGAAGTCGCCGCCCGCGTCGAGGCCCTCGAGGGCCAGCGCAAGGCGCTCGAAAAGGCCCTGGCCGACGCCAAGAAGGCGCTTGCGCTCGGCGGCGGCGGCGCGGCGGCCTCCGGTCCCGAGGATGTCGGCGGCATCGCCTTCATCGGCCGGGTGCTGGACGGCGTCGGCGGCAAGGATTTGCGCGGCCTGGTCGAGGACTTCAAGAAACAGGTCGGCTCGGGTGTCGTCGCCCTGGTCGGCGTGTCGGACGGCAAGGCGGCGG